ATACTTCGGCATTCCCGGTTCCCCCTCGCGTTTGATTTTTCCGTCTACCATATTGTACCATAGTCCGGTTGGGGGATCACCGCCCCCATCACGTTTGCTGCCTGATCTCCGGATTCTCCATACAGAGGAGCCGTTTTTTCACACCGAGAGCATAGTAGATCGTAATGCAGAACGAAATCGTCCCAAACAGCAGCACCATTTTTGCAAACCCGATCGTATCTAGGCAAAGTCCGGTCGCCAGCAGCACGATCTGGAATAACACCCGGTCCATCATATTGCGAAACGAAAAAAATCGGCCGTGGTACTCCCGCGGAATCTGTTTCTGAAAGAGAGTGGAAACGAGCGGGAAAAACAACCCGGCGCAAAGGCCGAACAGGCCAAACGAAAGCAGGGAGGTCCACCGGTGGTCAGCCAGCGCGAGCGACAGGTGGGCCACCGCGATCCCCCCGGCAAACAGCAGCAACAGCTTGACCGGCTCGCGACCGTTGGCCCATTTTTTCACCAGAAACGAACCGAGCACAAAACAAACGCCTTCCACCGCGTACAGCAGCCCCTTCACCTGGGGGTCGTTCTGCATCTCGCTGATCCGGATCACCATCAGGTTGAACCCGCCGATGAACTCCGACGGAATCACCGTCAGCACCAAAACCATCACCGCCACCGGGAACTGCCGCAAGACGGGAAACATGTCGCGGAAGCCGGTTTTCTCAGCCGTCCGGTTCCGCCGCTCCGCCAGCTTTTGTTCATCGACTCGCAGGAAAAAGGTGGCGAACAGCAAACAGGCATAGGCAACGAGCGAAGCGGCATACAGGGCGGACAGGCTCATCACCGCCAGCATCAGCCCGGCCAGCGCCGTTCCCAAAATCCGCGCCACCGTGGCGACATTCATGTGCACGCCGTTCAGCGACAACAGGTCCTGATCCTTCACAATCAACGGGATCACCGATTGCAGGGCGGGAAAATAAAAGGCGGCCGCCACCTGCAAGGTCACCGCAAACAGCACCATCCACCAGACAGACTCAAAAGAGAGCGCCAGGAACATGAAACACACGCTCACCATCCGCCCGAGCCCCGCATAGAGCAAGACGGTTTTTTTGCGGCTCGAGTCGATCACGTTTCCCGCGTACGGGCCGACCAGCACACCGGCCAACAACCCGGCCGCCAAAATCAGCGATTTCAGGAAGTCGGACGGCACATGCCGCTGCATAAACTCCAGATTTGCTATGATCGACGTCCACAGCCCAAGCCCCGCAATCAGTTCCCCGGCCAGCACAATCCAGACATTCCGATTTTTCCACATACACGCCGCCCCGATCTGTAAGAGGATGACAACAGTTTTACCGTACCACAAATTCGGGGGAGAAAATAGTGACGAGGCTTACGTCCGTTGCTGCTGCTGTTTGAGCAAATCCCGGATCTCTTCCAAAAGTTGTTCCTCTTTCGATGGTTTGGCCGTCTCCTCGCCAGCTTCTTCTTTTTTTCGTTTGAATTTGACAATCTTCCCAAACGCCGCCCCTATGATCACCCCGATCGCCAGATCGACCACATTTCCCTTGAGGGAAAATTTTTTGAATTCGTTCCACATGGTGGGGTACCTCCTTTGGGAAGCGGGTGTGTGGGTGTGATGGTTGTGGTGGTTTTGTTGGCATCGAGACGCCCGGCTTTGGGTTGTCATTCTATCGTACCTATCGGATATGGGCAATGAATGGGGGGTTAGACCCCAGAACCATTCAATGGAACTGAGGTTTTTACAGTTATCCTGTAACCGCGCTCACCAGCGAATTCCTTTTGTTTTGTCCAACCTCTGGCTTTTTACTGATTTAGGGTCCACACCGTTTTCAACATGGCTTGCATGCTCTCTGCAATCTGATCGATCTGCCCATCCATCGGAACAGCCGTCAGTGCGAGCACGATCGTCTTTTCCCCCGCCCCAATGTGTGCATGGTGGAAAAGTCGGTTTCGTTCCTTCAACGATTCCCAAGTGTTTCTACGGCAGGGATACACCATACAGCAGATGGTCTTCTCAGCAGTCGATATGGAAGAGTAAGCTAGAACCTGCAGCAAATCGATCCGATGACGTTCTCGCAGTGTCTCATCGAGATTACCCCACCGCTCCACGCTCATCTCTTCCCAATGATTCTTGTATTTGGCATCAAAAATAATGGTCGTATTCCCCCTGGTATAAATGAGATCGGGCAGCAAATACTTCTGTGACCCCAAATACGGCCGATCCCATCGTAACGGAATGATTGTCTCCCGCTTTCTTCCTGTACGGACTACGCCACTGTATCTCTTTGCCAAGTGCGATACGATGGTTTCCACCCACGCCTCGAAAAACGTCTCCATGGGCATCATCCAGGACAGTCCTTCTAATTCTCCTATTCCAGCCAATCCTCGCTCGTCCACAGTCCAGTGGATGGCTTGGAGTCCATTTCGGAACACATCCGTATGCCCTCTTCTGGTTTTCCAAGCGTCCAAGTACACACCAGTCGGTTTCTTCGGAGGAATATGTCTAACTCTTTGTAGGAGAGACTGGCATAAATCGAGAAGTCGGAGAACAATGGCCCCCGCTTGCCGCTGGGATTCCAAACCGGCCCACTGTTTGAGAAGCGTATAGTGGATGGCAGCTTTCAGTTCACGGTTCTCCTCTAGCTCCGGAAACCGGCAGGGGACTTGCAACAACCGGGCATTCGCGACTCGGTTGGAAACGTATGTATCCCATCGGATCGTCCCTTTGGGAGATGTCAGATCTTCTTCTTTCGTGATGAACTGACGATCCAGGTTTTCGAGTAACTGACGCAAGCGTAATAAAATGGTGGAGGACAGAACCCACGGCGGAATCTTGCGATCAGATTGAGGCAAAGTAGGCAGGTTCAGAATCGATGGAACCACTCGCCAATTCATCACCCCAAGCATGGATCCGATCCCCATCCACTCAAATCGAGGTCGGACCACCAATCCGTAATCTGCTTGACCAGTAGTAGGGGACAGAAGTGGAATGGCCCCCACATGAGATTGGGTTTGAAACGAAATCATTACGTCCTGCCCGTCATACTTGACATCGGCGCTAACGCCAAAATCCCGCATAATCCCTCGATTGATTTTGATAAATAAATGGGCCAGCCGTGCTTCCATAGGATGCGGGTCTCTGGCCCGATAATCGCGAAACAGCATGGAAGCCGGGATTTGGTGATCCTGCGTGGTGTCTGACAATTCAATGAGGGATTGACCAGCAGGGGGCTCGTTTCTGGGAAGGAGGCGAAACTGTCGCTTGCGCTTTTTCATGTCACACCCTCAATTTCTGCATATAGGCGCGAATCTGTTCAGAGAAGCCGGTGACATACCCTTGCACCAGGTACTCTTCCAGCAATGGCAGCAGAGTTGCCCGAAGCAAGGACAGGTCATCGGTTCCATGCGGATTGAGAAAGTAGGAGTGCCCCGGCATCAACGACATCGCCTCGTCGTTGGCGTATTCCACAAAAATGGACTGCAGTTCCATAAATAACTGCTGCATAGTCTCATTACTATGCTCGTGGATCACACTCAGTTGCGGCCAAACGTTCACAAAAGCAAAACGCCTTTGTACGGCAATATCCAGGATGGCAATACTGCGGTCGGCGCTGTTCATCGTTCCAAGTATGTATAAATTGCTTGGCAACCAAAGCCGGTCATAGAACGGTTCGCCAAAGTCATACGGAAGCATCAAATCCCGTTGCTCCTCCACGGCGTTCGCTTCAAACAAGAAAATGGCCTCACCCAGTACTTTCGACAGATCCGCACGGTTAATCTCATCGATATGCAGTAGGTAGGGTTTGTCCGGATTTTGCAGAGCTCGCTCGATTGCTACCATCAGATGTCCTTTCTTGGGAGCAAATTGAAATCCGAATCCGCCTTCTGTCCGCATTGGGGCCAAACCGCCAATGAAATTTTCGTAAGTGGTATTTGCATGGAACTGGACAGAGAAACCGTTTCCGTGAAAATGTTCATTGAGAAGTATGCGGGCCATCCTGGTTTTACCGGTTCCAGGCGGGCCCTGAAGGATTACAAACCTTCTAGCATTCAGGAGATCGATAACATCCTCTTCCGATACGGTCGGCATCATGTGTGAAAGATATTGACTACGAATGGTTTCAGATTCGGCCTGTGCACCTTTTAATGGCATATGGCCACGTTCTTCAAACATCAAGTCGAGAAACGCAGTAACCGCTGAGCGCGTGGCCTCTTGATCGGCATTGGGTACAAAAAGACCGTATATTTCGTGACCATACCGTTTGAACACCGACTCGTACAACGAAAACTCACGTTTTACAGAATCAGGAACATTCAAGTCTGTTCGGATCGGGTCATGTTTAGCCCACGCAATTAATTTTCCCTTGCCGTATTGGTGATTCAACCATTGGCAAATAGACTGAACCTTTCTCGCATGGCCTGGCCTCGACAAGACAGCCTCGTCCGGGCTGAGTCCCTTTGTACCTACAACTAACCCAACCAGGCACGGTTCGTTTTCAACCGGAAAAATGACGAAACTCAGCCCTCCATAAGCACCTGAATCAGGATTCGAAGGATGAATGTACGCAGCAAACGGAACTCCTGAATCTCCACGGAACTCAGGAGCGCGCAGTTTGACACTTTTTCGAGCACTTTCCGGATACCGGCCACCATTTGCACCAAACAGCTCGTCAAATGCTTCTTGATTACGTTCGTTCCAGTTGGACAGGTCTCGGCTAAGGATGATGTTGATTATTTTTTGCATGCGATTTCTCCTTAAAGCAAAGCTATATCTATTGACATGAGAATGATTTTATTTACGTGCGATTTGGCTACTTATGATACTTCTCCCCCCGCAAAATTCGAAATCCCCGGTAAATCTGCTCCAGCAGAATCACCCGCATCATCTGGTGGGGGAAGGTGAACTTTGAAAAAGACAGTTGCAGGTTGGCACGTTCCAGAACGGATCGGTGCAGCCCCAACGAGCCGCCGATGACAAAGACAAAGCTGCTGTACCCTTGGCTTGCGGTCCGTCCGAAATACTCCGCCCAGGCTTCGGATGTGAAGGCTTGTCCCTCGATGGCGAGCGCCACTACATAATCCCGCTCCTTAATCTGGGCCAAAATGCGTACTGCTTCCTTCGCCTTGATCGCTTCCGCCTGGGCTGCAGATGGATTGTCAGGCGTGGGTTCGTCTGCGACCTCGACGATTTTCACCTTGGCGTAGGCGCTAAGCCGCTTCTCATATTCCTGATTCGCCAGCACCCAGTATTTTTCCTTCAATTTTCCAACCGCTACTACTGTGATGTTCATACTGGATCCCCTGCCGCCGGATCATGGGTTGAAGAGGAGCCGCCCCTTGACGTAATCAAGATGAAACGCCGTCCACAACCCCGGCGCGATCAAAAATTTACTGTTCGTCCCTTGTCACAAGATATTTGGCCGGTTCGCCGCAAAACTGGCATTTCGAGCGGCAGTCTTCAAATACGGTTGTTTCCTCGATCAGTCGCAATTCGGGTGGTTCCTGATATGTATTGACAAACTCGTCCAAGGCCATATCGATATGTTCCTCACACGCTGTGATCATGCTGCACCTCCATGTTGACAGTATTATAGCACGATCGAGGAACCATTTTCCAAACAATGGATTCGCTTCCCTGGCCACCGCAAAATACTAGGGAGACGATCTTTGATGTCGGGTCGACTTTCGGTCAACAAAGCAAGGCGGCAGTCTCCGCTAAAGGAGCCATACCAACGCCCAACAAAAAAGGATTGCCCGCATCATAGGCAATCCTTCTTTATTTTACTACTTCAATTCACCCAATGTAACCGATACGGTTTTCTCCTGGCTGTTCCGGTAGATTGTGACCTGCACAGTGTCACCCGGCTGTTTGGAAAACAGGTATTTTCGCAGGTCAAGGAATGTGTTGATCTTGACATTGTCGATCTTTGCAATCACGTCGCCTTTTTGGATACCCGCTTTATCCGCCGGTCCGCCCGGTTGAACTGCGGAGACGACAACACCGTAGTCGATCGTCAAGCCTGCCCGATAGTTTTCGGGAATGTCTCGGACATCCAGGCCTAAACCAACCCCCAGCGCCGCCCGCACCACTTTTCCTTTGGTCATCAATTGATTGATGATCGGTTTCGCTTCATCGATCGGAATCGCAAAGCCGAGGCCTTCCACTCCGCTTTTGGCGATTTTCGCCGAGTTGATTCCGATCAGCTGCCCCTTGATGTTGACCAGGGCGCCGCCCGAATTTCCCGGGTTGATCGCGGCATCCGTCTGCAGCACTGTCTGCTCATACGTGACTCGACCAGTTGGATCTTCAACCGGGATTTTTCTGTTTTTTGCCGAAATCACACCGACTGTAACCGTTTTTTCAAACTCACCCAACGGGTTTCCGATGGCGATCGCCGGTTCCCCAATCTGCAGGGCGTCGGAACTTCCAAATTCGATCGGTTGAATATCCTTGATCTTGTCGATTGGAACCTGTAAGACTGCCAAGTCGGTCAAGCGGTCAGTCCCCAGCACTTTCGCTTTCACATGCTCATCATTGATCACCACTTCGACGTCGGACGCACCGTCCACCACATGGTTGTTGGTGACGATATGGCCCTGCTTGTCGATCAGCACGCCGGACCCTTTGCCGACCGGTTGCTCATCCTTTTGCGAGAAGAAGCTGTCCACTTTTTGCAGGTTGACGACCGTTACGACGGCCGGTTTCGCGCGATTGACCGCCTGCACGATATCCGAATTTACATTATAGGTGACACCTTGCACCGGACCGTTGCCGTTGGAAATCACCGTTTGACTCTGTTCCGGCAGTTTGATCAAATTCGCTTTCAGCATCGTTGGCACCAGCAGCAACGTGCTGCCCGAGCCGACCAAAGCCGCGATTATGACAGATGCCAGCCATTGGGCGGACGTCCGTTTCGGCTTGGCATCGAACTCGTCGTAAAATCCCATCGCACTCCCCTCCTTGAGGAATCTAATGCCGTAGTATAGACCACGGCACACTTCAATTATACAAACCAAGCGTTTTTTTTCTCAACTTATCAAGCGGTTTTTACATAAATTGTTCAGATTCCCGCTTACACATTCCATACCCGGTTTCAGGATCGGTCAAACGGTCATACTAGTAAAATGACGCCATTTCGAGGAGGAGTTCTCATGAAAAAAAGCCGCCTCACAGCCGAGGTCGACTTGCTCGCACAGATTGCCGATCTGAAAGAGATCGATTACAAAAATACGCTGCTGTTGACCGCGCTGATCGAACTGCTGGTGGAAAAAGGGCTGATCCGCCGGCAGGAAGTGCTGGGCAAAGCGCAGCTTCTCGATGCGGAACTAGAGCATCAAATCGACCAGCAGCTTACGTCGGCCCAGCACTAGGGGGCTGCAGGCGGTGCAGCCCCCTAGTGGAAACGGCGGCGCGTGCCGTTCGCCCCCGGCTCCCGCACACCGCCACCGGAACACAGCCGGCCCATCAGCGGACAGGCGCCTACCGCGGCTTGATCTCATACAGCGCCGTCGGCTTGTCCGGATATGTATGATGCAGGCGAACCTGTTTGTTCGCCGCGGCCAGAATGCCCTGAACGGTGACTTCCGCCAGTTCCGGGTAATTGTTTTCCTGCGACAGGTGGGCGAGCAGCACGTCCAGCGTCCGTTCCGACATGATGTCGACAAGTGCTTCGCCCGCCGCTTCATTCGACAAGTGCCCCTTGTCGCTTAAAATCCTTTTTTTCAGATGCCACGGATACGGTCCGACACGAAGCATGTTGATATCATGATTGCTTTCCAGGATATACGCATCCGCGTCGGCAACCGTTTCTTTCACGCGTGAACTCATGTACCCGAGATCGGTCGCCAGCGTCAGTTTGTTGTTCTCGTGATAGAACACATAGCCGACAGGTTCTCTTGCGTCATGCGACAAAGGGAACGGTTCGATCAGCAGGTCCTCGAATTCGAGCTTGTCCCCCACGCGAACCGTTTTCCGGTACGGTTCCGGGTACTCTTTCACCACATTGTGCAGGTCATGCCACGAACCTTCGGTTGCGTAGATCGGGATTTCCGTTCGTTCGTACCCTTTTTTTCGCCGCTGGCTGATGATTTTCCGAGCGACCACCCCGACACCTTTGATGTGGTCGAAATGTTCATGCGTAATCAAGATGGCGTCCAAGTCTTCCAAGCAGACCGAAATCTCCGCCATCGCCGTTTCAATCTGCTTGCAAGCGACGCCAGCGTCGATCAGGATCCGGGTTTTTTCCGTTTCCACATACACCGCGTTCCCGGAACTCCCGCTTGCAAGCACACTAAACCGCAACATCGAATGCCCTCCTGCTTGTCCCCGTCATCTTGCCAATTCGACTTCCCCCGTCAACGCGTTGACGTAATAGACCTCCCGATCGCTGAGGATTCTCCACATCGGGATCAGGTACCATTCGTCCGCATTGAACGGCTTGCTGTAATAGCCGAGCCGAATTTCCCGTATGACCCTATTATCGGCCCTCTTCCCTGATTTGTCTATCGACTCGGACAAGGATCGCAGCGCGTGGAGGGCGGAAATCACCTGTTTTCTGCCGCCGCCTTCCCCGACCACATTCAGCGCGGTCTGCTGATACCGGATCAGCTTTCCCCCTTGCACGACCAGTTCCAACGGCGCGGAAAAAATCGGGTAGTTGTTATACATCTGCAGATACTGGATGATGCCGCTGTCTTTCGATTCCTGCAGCTTCCGGTCGTATTGGTACGTCTCTTTCGGCGACAGTTTGGCGCCGATCTGGGCGAGCGCCTTGTCGCCCGGATTGTCTTCTTCCAGATTGACCGCGATATGTTTCTCCGACAAGTCAACCGTCACCTGACCAGGCCCCTGGTGCAGCAGCTTGCCGCCGCCGATCCGCTTCGCCCATTCGTCCGGCGGCAGCGGCAGGTACCGGACTTGCAAAAATCCCAGTTCAGGCGTCGTTTTCGGTACCTCGGTACGCAACTCCCATTTTTGCGAAGCCAACAGTTCCCGCACTTCCGCCAGCTGTTCG
The DNA window shown above is from Effusibacillus pohliae DSM 22757 and carries:
- a CDS encoding CxxH/CxxC protein codes for the protein MITACEEHIDMALDEFVNTYQEPPELRLIEETTVFEDCRSKCQFCGEPAKYLVTRDEQ
- a CDS encoding S1C family serine protease; translation: MGFYDEFDAKPKRTSAQWLASVIIAALVGSGSTLLLVPTMLKANLIKLPEQSQTVISNGNGPVQGVTYNVNSDIVQAVNRAKPAVVTVVNLQKVDSFFSQKDEQPVGKGSGVLIDKQGHIVTNNHVVDGASDVEVVINDEHVKAKVLGTDRLTDLAVLQVPIDKIKDIQPIEFGSSDALQIGEPAIAIGNPLGEFEKTVTVGVISAKNRKIPVEDPTGRVTYEQTVLQTDAAINPGNSGGALVNIKGQLIGINSAKIAKSGVEGLGFAIPIDEAKPIINQLMTKGKVVRAALGVGLGLDVRDIPENYRAGLTIDYGVVVSAVQPGGPADKAGIQKGDVIAKIDNVKINTFLDLRKYLFSKQPGDTVQVTIYRNSQEKTVSVTLGELK
- a CDS encoding McrB family protein, giving the protein MQKIINIILSRDLSNWNERNQEAFDELFGANGGRYPESARKSVKLRAPEFRGDSGVPFAAYIHPSNPDSGAYGGLSFVIFPVENEPCLVGLVVGTKGLSPDEAVLSRPGHARKVQSICQWLNHQYGKGKLIAWAKHDPIRTDLNVPDSVKREFSLYESVFKRYGHEIYGLFVPNADQEATRSAVTAFLDLMFEERGHMPLKGAQAESETIRSQYLSHMMPTVSEEDVIDLLNARRFVILQGPPGTGKTRMARILLNEHFHGNGFSVQFHANTTYENFIGGLAPMRTEGGFGFQFAPKKGHLMVAIERALQNPDKPYLLHIDEINRADLSKVLGEAIFLFEANAVEEQRDLMLPYDFGEPFYDRLWLPSNLYILGTMNSADRSIAILDIAVQRRFAFVNVWPQLSVIHEHSNETMQQLFMELQSIFVEYANDEAMSLMPGHSYFLNPHGTDDLSLLRATLLPLLEEYLVQGYVTGFSEQIRAYMQKLRV
- a CDS encoding MBL fold metallo-hydrolase, yielding MLRFSVLASGSSGNAVYVETEKTRILIDAGVACKQIETAMAEISVCLEDLDAILITHEHFDHIKGVGVVARKIISQRRKKGYERTEIPIYATEGSWHDLHNVVKEYPEPYRKTVRVGDKLEFEDLLIEPFPLSHDAREPVGYVFYHENNKLTLATDLGYMSSRVKETVADADAYILESNHDINMLRVGPYPWHLKKRILSDKGHLSNEAAGEALVDIMSERTLDVLLAHLSQENNYPELAEVTVQGILAAANKQVRLHHTYPDKPTALYEIKPR
- a CDS encoding MFS transporter; its protein translation is MWKNRNVWIVLAGELIAGLGLWTSIIANLEFMQRHVPSDFLKSLILAAGLLAGVLVGPYAGNVIDSSRKKTVLLYAGLGRMVSVCFMFLALSFESVWWMVLFAVTLQVAAAFYFPALQSVIPLIVKDQDLLSLNGVHMNVATVARILGTALAGLMLAVMSLSALYAASLVAYACLLFATFFLRVDEQKLAERRNRTAEKTGFRDMFPVLRQFPVAVMVLVLTVIPSEFIGGFNLMVIRISEMQNDPQVKGLLYAVEGVCFVLGSFLVKKWANGREPVKLLLLFAGGIAVAHLSLALADHRWTSLLSFGLFGLCAGLFFPLVSTLFQKQIPREYHGRFFSFRNMMDRVLFQIVLLATGLCLDTIGFAKMVLLFGTISFCITIYYALGVKKRLLCMENPEIRQQT
- a CDS encoding 5-methylcytosine restriction system specificity protein McrC; amino-acid sequence: MKKRKRQFRLLPRNEPPAGQSLIELSDTTQDHQIPASMLFRDYRARDPHPMEARLAHLFIKINRGIMRDFGVSADVKYDGQDVMISFQTQSHVGAIPLLSPTTGQADYGLVVRPRFEWMGIGSMLGVMNWRVVPSILNLPTLPQSDRKIPPWVLSSTILLRLRQLLENLDRQFITKEEDLTSPKGTIRWDTYVSNRVANARLLQVPCRFPELEENRELKAAIHYTLLKQWAGLESQRQAGAIVLRLLDLCQSLLQRVRHIPPKKPTGVYLDAWKTRRGHTDVFRNGLQAIHWTVDERGLAGIGELEGLSWMMPMETFFEAWVETIVSHLAKRYSGVVRTGRKRETIIPLRWDRPYLGSQKYLLPDLIYTRGNTTIIFDAKYKNHWEEMSVERWGNLDETLRERHRIDLLQVLAYSSISTAEKTICCMVYPCRRNTWESLKERNRLFHHAHIGAGEKTIVLALTAVPMDGQIDQIAESMQAMLKTVWTLNQ
- the yycI gene encoding two-component system regulatory protein YycI codes for the protein MDWSRAKTYLILTFLLLDIVLGYQYWQARTEQASYVQSFAEQLAEVRELLASQKWELRTEVPKTTPELGFLQVRYLPLPPDEWAKRIGGGKLLHQGPGQVTVDLSEKHIAVNLEEDNPGDKALAQIGAKLSPKETYQYDRKLQESKDSGIIQYLQMYNNYPIFSAPLELVVQGGKLIRYQQTALNVVGEGGGRKQVISALHALRSLSESIDKSGKRADNRVIREIRLGYYSKPFNADEWYLIPMWRILSDREVYYVNALTGEVELAR
- a CDS encoding MscL family protein — its product is MWNEFKKFSLKGNVVDLAIGVIIGAAFGKIVKFKRKKEEAGEETAKPSKEEQLLEEIRDLLKQQQQRT
- the rlmH gene encoding 23S rRNA (pseudouridine(1915)-N(3))-methyltransferase RlmH, whose amino-acid sequence is MNITVVAVGKLKEKYWVLANQEYEKRLSAYAKVKIVEVADEPTPDNPSAAQAEAIKAKEAVRILAQIKERDYVVALAIEGQAFTSEAWAEYFGRTASQGYSSFVFVIGGSLGLHRSVLERANLQLSFSKFTFPHQMMRVILLEQIYRGFRILRGEKYHK